The following proteins come from a genomic window of Misgurnus anguillicaudatus chromosome 10, ASM2758022v2, whole genome shotgun sequence:
- the ctsk gene encoding cathepsin K — MYKFGGIPVLVLCWGVAHALSNILLDEAWESWKITYRREYNGLDEESIRRAIWEKNMMFIEAHNKEYELGIHTYNLGMNHFGDMTLEEVADKVMGLQMPMSQDPINTYVPDETKKLPKSIDYRKLGYVTSVKNQGSCGSCWAFSSVGALEGQLKKTTGNLVDLSPQNLVDCVTKNDGCGGGYMTNAFEYVAENQGIDSEENYPYVGMDQQCAYNVSGKATSCKGFKEIPQGNEKALAAAVANVGPVSVGIDAMQSTFLYYKSGVYYDPNCNKDDVNHAVLAVGYGATPKGKKYWIVKNSWGEDWGKKGFVLMARNRKNACGIASLASYPIM, encoded by the exons ATGTATAAGTTTGGTGGCATACCTGTGCTGGTGCTGTGTTGGGGTGTAGCTCACGCTCTGAGTAATATTTTACTGGATGAAGCATGGGAGAGCTGGAAAATCACCTACAGAAGAGAGTACAATGGTCTG GATGAAGAGTCTATTCGTCGAGCCATTTGGGAGAAGAACATGATGTTTATTGAGGCCCATAACAAAGAGTATGAACTGGGGATTCATACCTATAATCTGGGCATGAATCACTTTGGAGATATG ACTCTAGAGGAAGTGGCGGATAAAGTGATGGGACTCCAAATGCCCATGTCTCAGGACCCCATAAACACATATGTGcctgatgaaacaaaaaagttgcCCAAATCCATTGACTACCGTAAACTGGGCTATGTCACATCTGTCAAGAACCAA GGTTCGTGTGGCTCATGTTGGGCCTTTAGCTCTGTTGGAGCTTTGGAAGGTCAGCTGAAGAAGACCACGGGTAACCTGGTGGACCTCAGCCCTCAGAACCTGGTGGACTGTGTGACTAAAAATGACGGCTGTGGTGGAGGATATATGACAAATGCATTTGAGTACGTTGCAGAAAACCAGGGCATTGACTCAGAAGAGAACTACCCTTATGTTGGAATG GATCAGCAGTGTGCCTACAATGTGTCAGGAAAAGCAACCAGTTGTAAGGGATTTAAAGAGATTCCTCAGGGTAATGAAAAGGCACTGGCAGCGGCTGTTGCAAATGTTGGACCTGTGTCAGTGGGTATAGATGCCATGCAGAGCACCTTCCTGTACTACAAAAGCG GTGTGTACTATGATCCCAACTGTAACAAAGATGATGTCAACCATGCAGTGCTTGCTGTCGGTTATGGAGCCACACCGAAAGGCAAAAAGTACTGGATTGTGAAGAACAG TTGGGGTGAAGACTGGGGAAAGAAGGGATTCGTCCTGATGGCTCGTAACCGTAAAAATGCATGTGGCATTGCCAGCCTGGCCAGTTACCCAATCATGTGA
- the LOC129448283 gene encoding cathepsin S has protein sequence MFGSLLFVVFCGAALAHFNSNLDQHWEMWKKTHGKSYTSEVEELGRREVWERNLQLITIHNLEVSMGMHSYDLGMNHMGDMTSEEILQTLAVTRVPPGFRRQIGRFRGSSGNAPPESLDWREKGYVTGVKMQGACGSCWAFSSVGALEGQLKKTTGKLIDLSPQNLVDCSSKYGNKGCNGGFMSSAFQYVIDNGGIDPETSYPYEAVQGQCRYNPSVHAANCTKYYFTPQGDENALKQALADVGPISVAIDATRPQFIMYRSGVYNDQTCTKNVNHAVLAVGYGTLDGQDYWLVKNSWGATFGDGGYIRIARNQNNMCGIASYACYPVM, from the exons ATGTTCGGGAGCTTGCTGTTTGTGGTGTTTTGTGGGGCAGCATTGGCCCATTTTAACTCGAATCTAGACCAACACTGGGAGATGTGGAAGAAGACGCATGGGAAATCTTACACCAGTGAG GTTGAAGAACTGGGCAGGAGAGAGGTTTGGGAAAGAAACCTTCAGCTTATCACCATTCACAACCTGGAGGTCTCCATGGGCATGCATTCATATGACCTGGGCATGAACCACATGGGTGACATG ACATCAGAAGAGATCTTGCAAACGTTAGCTGTGACCCGGGTCCCTCCCGGCTTCAGGAGGCAAATTGGAAGATTCAGGGGCTCCTCTGGGAATGCTCCCCCAGAGTCTTTGGACTGGAGAGAGAAGGGCTATGTCACTGGTGTTAAGATGCAG GGTGCCTGTGGTTCATGTTGGGCGTTTAGCTCTGTTGGGGCTCTCGAGGGTCAGTTGAAGAAGACCACTGGGAAGCTGATTGACCTCAGTCCTCAGAACCTGGTGGACTGTTCCTCCAAATATGGCAACAAGGGCTGCAATGGTGGTTTCATGAGTTCTGCCTTTCAGTATGTCATCGATAATGGTGGAATAGACCCAGAGACATCTTACCCTTATGAAGCAGTG CAAGGGCAGTGCAGATACAATCCATCCGTGCATGCAGCAAACTGCACCAAGTACTACTTCACACCTCAGGGAGACGAGAATGCCCTGAAACAGGCACTGGCTGATGTCGGGCCTATTTCAGTGGCCATCGACGCTACCCGGCCCCAGTTTATCATGTACCGCAGTG GAGTTTACAATGACCAAACCTGTACCAAAAACGTGAACCATGCGGTACTGGCTGTGGGGTATGGAACATTGGACGGACAAGACTATTGGTTGGTCAAAAACAG CTGGGGTGCCACTTTTGGAGATGGTGGTTATATCCGGATAGCCAGAAATCAGAACAACATGTGTGGCATTGCCTCATATGCCTGCTATCCGGTTATGTAA
- the onecutl gene encoding one cut domain, family member, like, giving the protein MDANMGEMSVHSHVELAHSQDSRAILHSRDLTAAFPRPSLGGSSMGLESEHQSTGYEHSMTTLGYGRDAPTSCGSTYTTLTPLQPFDDKFHHHHHHPCLPVSNVIGSFTLMREDRGLPGNYYTSYGKDFGLGQGLSPPLGSAGLETAMHGYGSLASQNGHSSQMLTGGHDVHMASNGGNMCRTAADFGREMSPPSLGGEHGVSHQLNKMDFHQHTPTYHHHIYNQSYQHHLASQQASKLGELPSLSPSSASSSLGREGMLPGSQNSGGGEEINTKDVAQRIITELKRYSIPQAIFAERVLCRSQGTLSDLLRNPKPWGKLKSGRETFKRMSRWLQEPEFQRMASLRLEACKRKEQEQSKLERNQGPKRTRLVFTDLQRRTLTAIFRENHRPTKDLQITISQQLGLELSTVSNFFMNARRRNVNRWSEEGRPSSTGSSGSSSASPAVTCSTA; this is encoded by the exons ATGGATGCTAATATGGGTGAGATGTCTGTACACAGCCACGTGGAGCTGGCACACAGTCAGGACAGCCGTGCCATCCTTCATTCTCGGGATCTCACGGCTGCCTTTCCTCGTCCCTCTCTTGGAGGCTCTTCCATGGGCCTGGAATCTGAGCATCAGAGCACCGGGTACGAACACAGCATGACAACACTGGGCTACGGTAGGGATGCCCCGACCAGCTGTGGTAGCACCTATACCACCCTGACGCCCCTTCAGCCCTTCGATGACAAATTTCACCATCACCACCACCATCCCTGCCTGCCCGTCAGCAACGTCATTGGCAGCTTCACTCTCATGCGAGAAGATCGAGGTCTGCCGGGAAACTACTACACTTCATACGGAAAAGACTTTGGTTTAGGACAAGGCCTGTCTCCGCCGCTGGGCAGTGCAGGCCTGGAGACGGCAATGCATGGCTATGGCAGCCTGGCGAGTCAGAACGGACACAGTAGCCAGATGCTCACAGGTGGCCACGATGTCCATATGGCCAGCAATGGGGGTAACATGTGTCGAACAGCAGCAGACTTTGGGAGGGAGATGTCACCACCCTCTTTAGGGGGCGAGCATGGGGTCAGCCACCAGCTTAACAAAATGGACTTCCATCAGCACACTCCCACCTACCACCATCATATATACAACCAGAGTTATCAGCACCATCTCGCCAGCCAACAGGCCTCCAAGCTCGGGGAGctcccctctctctctccttcctcCGCTTCCTCCAGCCTGGGAAGGGAGGGCATGCTGCCCGGCTCTCAGAATAGCGGCGGAGGAGAGGAGATAAACACGAAAGATGTGGCTCAGAGAATCATCACCGAATTGAAGAGGTACAGCATCCCACAAGCCATTTTCGCAGAGAGAGTTCTGTGCAGGTCTCAGGGCACTCTGTCAGACCTGCTCAGGAACCCCAAACCGTGGGGCAAACTCAAGTCTGGACGTGAGACCTTCAAGAGGATGTCCCGCTGGCTACAGGAGCCAGAATTTCAGAGGATGGCCTCTTTACGCCTGGAAg CTTGTAAGCGCAAGGAGCAGGAGCAGTCTAAACTAGAAAGGAACCAGGGCCCCAAGCGTACCCGTCTGGTCTTCACAGACCTGCAACGTCGCACTCTCACGGCCATTTTCAGAGAGAATCACAGACCTACCAAAGACCTGCAGATCACCATCTCCCAGCAGCTGGGCCTCGAGCTCTCCACCGTGAGCAACTTCTTCATGAACGCTCGTCGCAGGAACGTCAACCGCTGGAGCGAAGAGGGCCGTCCGTCCTCCACCGGCTCTTCGGGATCCAGCAGCGCATCTCCAGCTGTGACCTGCTCCACAGCATGA